Proteins encoded in a region of the Leopardus geoffroyi isolate Oge1 chromosome E2, O.geoffroyi_Oge1_pat1.0, whole genome shotgun sequence genome:
- the ANKRD11 gene encoding ankyrin repeat domain-containing protein 11 isoform X2 — protein MPKGGCSRTPQHEDFSLSNDMVEKQTGKKDKDKVSLTKTPKLDRSDGGKEVRERATKRKLPFTVGANGEQKDSDTEKQGPERKRIKKEPVPRKAGLLFGMGLSGIRAGYPLSERQQVALLMQMTAEESANSPVDTTPKHPSQSTVCQKGTPNSASKTKDKVNKRNERGETRLHRAAIRGDARRIKELIGEGADVNVKDFAGWTALHEACNRGYYDVAKQLLAAGAEVNTKGLDDDTPLHDAANNGHYKVVKLLLRYGGNPQQSNRKGETPLKVANSPTMVNLLLGKGTYTSSEESSTESSEEEDAPSFAPSSSVDGNNTDSEFEKGLKHKAKNPEPQKTVTPVKDEYEFDEDDEQDRVPPVDDKHLLKKDYRKETKSNSFISIPKMEVKSYTKNNTIAPKKAAHRILSDTSDEEDVGVTVGTGEKLRLSAHTILPGNKTREPSNSKQQKEKNKVKKKRKKETKGKEVRFGKRNDKFCSSESESESSESGEDDGDSVGSSGCLKESPLVLKDPSLFSSLSASSTSSHGSSAAQKHNPGHADQHARHWRTDNWKSISSPAWSEVSSLSDSTRTRLTSESDCSSEGSSVESLKPVRKKQEHRKRGGLQSALSEKKNSFHASVDGAIPKLDKEGKVVKKHKTKHKHKNKEKGLCSVGQELKLKSFTYEYEDSKQRPEKAILLDGDVPSEGKLKALKHDRDHFRKEERLGKVKSEDREWLFKEEVVKVSKDEKALKRIKDVSRSFREEKDRGSKAEKEKLVKEKSPKEERLRLYKEERKKKSKDRPAKLEKKNDCKEDRIPKEKEKAFKEEKDKLKKEKVYREDSSAFDEYCNKSQFLENEDTKFSLSDDQQDRWFSDLSDSSFDFKGDDSWDSPVTDYRDVKSDPVARLILETVKEDSKEKKRESKGREKRDYGDRRGDRDAFFRKKDRDCLDKSSERRKEQADKHKGIPGCLPDKDKKRRESAEAGRDRKDALEAAKERKDGRPKPEEAHREEPKELAGEAGFKDRPDCEFGKGPEPWERLHAARDKEKKERGKLEKYKDKSGDRDKSEKSVLEKCQKDKEFDKCFKEKKDPKEKHKDKERKASLDQVKEKREKNFPGLLSEDFPEKKDEKKGKEKSWYIADIFTDESEDEKDEFAASGLRLGDAGDAPRADGPQDTDRHRKHSADRQHSEKQKDRELREKKKEKGAAEGAKDKKEKVLEKHKDKKDKEGADKYKDRKDRTSADPTQEKKNKQKPPEKLERKPSAEDKARSRHRERPDREHCRDRKVSRSTEAEKSLLERLEEEALHAYREDSNDKASEVSSDSFTDRGQEPGLSALLEVSFTEPPEEKVKERERHRHSSSSSKKSHDRERVRKDKCEKRDKSDDYKDTGSRKDPGQYDKDFSDADAYGIPYGAKADVEDELDKTIELFAAEKKDKNDSEREPSKKADKELKPYGCGAAGALKDKRRRERHRERWRDEREKHRDRHSDGPPRHHKDEQKPAARDKDNPPNTLRDKSRDESLKLSETKPKEKFKENPEKEKGDSVKVGNGNDKPPAARDQGKRDARPREKLLGDGDLMMTSFERMLSQKDLEVEERHKRHKERMKQMEKMRHRSGDPKLKDRAKPAEDVRKKGLDVPARRPLVPDPAPKDKRPKEPALAPPAADGKPPLGPAGDARDWLAGPHAKEALPASPRPDQGRPTGVPTPASVVSCPSYEEAMHTPRTPSCSADDYSDLIFDCADPQPVSSTSARACSPSFFDRFSVAASGISETASQTPTRPLCTSLYRSVSVDIRRTPEEEFSAGDKLFRQQSVPTASSYGSPGQRLEDKAPVPPGPAEKFACLSPGYYSPDYGIPSPKADALHCPPAAVVNVTPSPEGAFSGLQAKSPPSHRDELLAPSMEGALPPDLGIPLDATEDQQATAAIIPPEPSYLEPLDEGPFSTVITEDPVEWAHPAASEQALSCSLIGGAPENPVSWPVGPDLLLKSPQRLPESPQHFCPTEALHPAAPGPFGAPEPPYPGSPDSYPLSATEPGLEGAKGDVVDTVPAAVPAPEEPAPFAPPSRLEPFFTNCKPLPDAPPDTAPEPACLATVTQVEALAPMENNFLENGHDLSALGQVEAVPWPDGFPNSEDDLDLGPFSLPELPLQAKDVSDVETEPVEETPLGPPENTPAGPPVVPNGGDVAAAAAEEQPALPPDQAAPRLPAEPEPEPPEEPKPDVMLETTVEAGVTSEGRVPPEDSDSGLGPAPPAPERHPAGSGDEEAEGRDPPAASHHGTPDAAAVAAAAAADGSAQAHVEDGAGPLDGAGPEGPVGGIQPEASEPEPKPAVEAPKAPKVEEIPQRMTRNRAQMLANQSKQSSPPADKEPAPAPPPRAKGRCCEEDDPQAQHPRKRRFQRSSQQLQQQMNTSTQQTREVIQQTLAAIVDAIKLDDIEPYHSDRSNPYFEYLQIRKKIEEKRKILCYITPQAPQCYAEYVTYTGSYLLDGKPLSKLHIPVIAPPPSLAEPLKELFKQQEAVRGKLRLQHSIEREKLIVSCEQEILRVHCRAARTIANQAVPFSACTMLLDSEVYNMPLESQGDENKSVRDRFNARQFISWLQDVDDKYDRMKVCGEQLLSPAGGQTSVGPHLEPSSKVTAHTHHHCSGRADQCSSQRAWVGARERLANVSPDAAAARGRGPERRAADGVAAEGPGAGPRRAQGAVCARGALLLRAHGRRQRRLRASAGLTPRGTATRDTGEGRTRLPSPGSAGRPCPSGGDVQGETPHLAPPPGSCRGSTRRRRPRGLLSRRLHGHFRSCRTDVFFTVSCSILIN, from the exons GATAAAGATAAAGTTTCTCTGACCAAGACCCCAAAGCTGGACCGCAGcgatggagggaaggaggtgagggagcgAGCAACCAAGCGGAAGCTGCCCTTCACTGTGGGGGCCAATGGAGAGCAGAAGGACTCGGACACAG AGAAGCAGGGTCCTGAGCGCAAGAGGATTAAGAAGGAGCCCGTCCCCCGGAAGGCCGGGCTGCTGTTTGGCATGGGGCTGTCTGGGATCCGAGCCGGCTACCCCCTCTCCGAGCGCCAGCAGGTGGCTCTCCTCATGCAGATGACTGCCGAGGAGTCCGCCAACAGCCCAG TAGACACGACACCAAAGCACCCCTCCCAGTCGACAGTGTGTCAGAAGGGGACGCCGAACTCCGCCTCGAAAACCAAAGACAAGGTGAACAAGCGGAACGAGCGCGGAGAGACCCGCCTGCACCGCGCAGCCATCCGCGGGGACGCCCGGCGCATCAAGGAGCTCATCGGCGAGGGCGCGGACGTCAACGTCAAGGACTTTGCAG GCTGGACAGCGCTGCACGAGGCGTGTAACCGGGGCTACTACGACGTCGCCAAGCAGCTGTTGGCCGCGGGGGCAGAGGTGAACACCAAGGGCCTAGACGACGACACCCCCCTGCACGACGCTGCGAACAACGGGCACTACAAG GTGGTGAAGCTGTTGTTGCGGTATGGCGGGAACCCTCAGCAAAGCAACAGGAAAGGCGAGACGCCGCTGAAGGTGGCCAACTCCCCGACCATGGTGAATCTCCTGTTGGGCAAGGGGACCTACACGTCCAGCGAGGAGAGCTCGACCG AGAGCTCAGAGGAGGAAGACGCCCCATCGTTCGCACCTTCTAGTTCGGTTGACGGCAATAACACAGACTCTGAATTTGAAAAAGGCCTGAAGCACAAGGCTAAGAATCCAGAGCCCCAGAAAACTGTGACCCCCGTCAAGGATGAGTACGAGTTTGACGAGGACGACGAGCAGGACAGAGTCCCTCCAGTGGACGACAAACACTTACTGAAAAAGGattacagaaaagaaactaaatcaaatagttttatttctatacccaaaatggaagtgaaaagttACACTAAAAATAACACGATTGCACCAAAGAAAGCGGCTCATCGCATCCTTTCAGACACGTCAGACGAGGAGGACGTTGGCGTCACTGTGGGGACAGGAGAGAAGCTGAGGCTCTCGGCACACACGATACTGCCCGGTAACAAAACGCGGGAACCTTCCAATTccaagcagcagaaagagaaaaataaagtgaaaaagaagcGAAAGAAGGAGACAAAAGGCAAGGAAGTGCGGTTTGGGAAAAGGAATGACAAGTTCTGCTCCTCCGAGTCGGAGAGCGAGTCCTCGGAGAGCGGGGAGGACGACGGGGACTCGGTGGGGAGCTCTGGCTGCCTCAAGGAGTCCCCACTGGTGCTGAAGGACCCGTCCCTGTTCAGCTCTCTGTCCGCCTCCTCCACCTCGTCTCACGGGAGCTCTGCCGCCCAGAAGCATAACCCCGGCCACGCGGACCAGCACGCCAGGCACTGGCGGACAGACAATTGGAAAAGCATCTCTTCTCCCGCCTGGTCAGAGGTCAGCTCTTTATCAGACTCCACAAGGACGAGACTGACGAGCGAGTCTGACTGCTCCTCCGAGGGCTCCAGCGTGGAGTCGCTGAAGCCCGTGAGGAAGAAGCAGGAGCACAGGAAGCGGGGCGGCCTGCAGAGCGCGCTGTCGGAGAAGAAGAACTCTTTCCACGCCAGCGTGGACGGTGCCATTCCCAAGCTGGACAAGGAGGGCAAGGTCgtcaagaaacacaaaacaaaacacaaacacaaaaacaaggaGAAAGGGCTGTGCTCCGTCGGTCAGGAGCTCAAGTTGAAAAGTTTCACTTACGAGTATGAGGACTCCAAGCAGCGGCCGGAGAAGGCCATACTTCTGGACGGCGACGTTCCCAGTGAGGGCAAGCTGAAGGCCTTGAAGCACGACCGGGACCACTTCAGGAAGGAAGAGCGGCTCGGCAAGGTGAAGTCGGAAGACAGGGAATGGCTCTTCAAAGAGGAGGTGGTCAAGGTTTCCAAAGACGAGAAGGCCCTGAAGAGAATCAAAGACGTGAGCAGGTCTTTCCGAGAAGAGAAAGACCGTGGGagtaaagcagaaaaagagaaactggTGAAGGAAAAGTCTCCCAAAGAGGAACGACTGAGGCTCtacaaagaggagagaaagaaaaagtccaAAGACAGGCCCGCCAAGCTAGAGAAGAAGAATGATTGTAAGGAGGACAGGATTccaaaggagaaggagaaggctttcaaagaagaaaaagacaaactgaaaaaagaaaaagtctacaGGGAGGACTCTTCCGCTTTCGATGAGTATTGTAACAAGAGTCAGTTTCTGGAGAACGAAGACACCAAATTCAGCCTTTCCGACGACCAGCAGGATCGGTGGTTCTCGGACTTGTCCGATTCGTCCTTTGATTTCAAAGGGGACGACAGTTGGGATTCTCCAGTGACAGACTACAGGGATGTTAAAAGTGACCCCGTGGCCAGACTGATCCTGGAGACCGTGAAGGAGGACAGCAAGGAAAAGAAGCGGGAGAGCAAGGGCCGTGAGAAGCGGGACTACGGGGACAGGCGCGGCGACAGGGACGCCTTCTTCCGGAAGAAGGACAGAGACTGTCTGGACAAGAGCTCcgagaggaggaaggagcaggcaGACAAGCATAAGGGCATCCCCGGCTGCCTTCCCGACAAGGACAAAAAGCGGAGGGAGTCCGCCGAGGCCGGGCGGGACAGGAAGGACGCCCTCGAGGCCGCCAAGGAGCGGAAGGATGGCAGGCCCAAGCCCGAGGAGGCCCACCGGGAGGAGCCGAAGGAGCTGGCTGGCGAGGCCGGCTTCAAGGACAGGCCCGACTGTGAGTTTGGGAAGGGCCCCGAGCCCTGGGAGAGGCTCCATGCAGCAAGAgacaaggagaagaaggaaagggggaaattagagaaatacaaagataagTCCGGTGACAGAGATAAAAGCGAAAAGTCTGTCCTTGAGAAATGTCAGAAGGACAAGGAGTTTGATAAATGCTTTAAAGAGAAGAAGGATCCCAAGGAGAAGCATAAGGACAAGGAGAGAAAGGCGTCTCTTGACCAggtgaaagaaaagagggagaagaattTCCCTGGACTTCTCTCCGAGGACTTCCCTGAAAAAAAAGACGAGAAGAAGGGTAAAGAGAAGAGCTGGTACATCGCCGACATATTCACGGACGAAAGCGAGGACGAGAAGGACGAGTTCGCGGCCAGCGGGCTCCGACTCGGGGACGCCGGGGACGCGCCGCGGGCGGACGGCCCCCAGGACACCGACCGGCACCGGAAGCACTCTGCCGACCGGCAGCACTCGGAGAAGCAGAAAGATCGAGAGCTCcgggaaaagaagaaggagaagggagccGCGGAAGGGgcgaaagacaagaaagaaaaggtccTGGAGAAGCACAAGGACAAGAAGGACAAAGAGGGTGCGGACAAGTACAAGGACAGGAAGGACCGCACCTCGGCCGACCCCAcccaggaaaagaagaacaagcaGAAGCCTCCCGAGAAGCTGGAGCGGAAGCCCTCGGCAGAGGACAAGGCCAGGAGCAGGCACCGCGAGAGGCCGGACCGGGAGCACTGCCGGGACAGGAAGGTGTCGAGGAGCACCGAGGCGGAGAAGAGCCTGctggagaggctggaggaggaggcccTGCACGCGTACCGGGAGGACTCCAACGACAAGGCCAGCGAGGTGTCCTCGGACAGCTTCACCGACCGCGGGCAGGAGCCCGGCCTGAGCGCCCTCCTAGAGGTGTCCTTCACGGAGCCCCCGGAGGAGAaggtcaaggagagagagaggcacagacacTCTTCGTCCTCGTCCAAGAAAAGCCACGATCGGGAGAGAGTCCGGAAAGACAAGTGTGAGAAGAGAGACAAGAGCGACGATTACAAGGACACGGGCAGCAGGAAGGACCCCGGCCAGTACGACAAGGACTTCTCGGACGCCGACGCTTATGGGATCCCTTACGGCGCCAAAGCGGACGTCGAGGACGAGCTAGATAAAACCATTGAGTTGTTCGCCgctgaaaagaaagataaaaacgATTCTGAGAGAGAGCCTTCCAAGAAAGCGGACAAGGAGCTGAAGCCTTATGGCTGTGGTGCCGCCGGTGCCCTCAAGGACAAGAGGCGGCGGGAGAGGCACCGCGAGAGGTGGCGGGACGAGCGGGAGAAGCACAGGGACAGGCACAGCGACGGGCCCCCGCGGCACCACAAGGACGAGCAGAAGCCCGCAGCCAGAGACAAGGACAACCCTCCAAACACACTCAGAGACAAGTCCCGGGACGAGAGCCTGAAGCTCAGCGAGACCAAACCGAAGGAGAAGTTCAAGGAAAACCCGGAGAAGGAGAAGGGTGACTCGGTGAAGGTCGGCAACGGCAACGATAAGCCGCCGGCAGCCAGAGACCAGGGCAAGAGAGATGCCCGGCCCAGAGAGAAGCTTCTGGGCGACGGCGACCTGATGATGACCAGCTTCGAGCGCATGCTGTCCCAGAAGGACCTGGAGGTCGAGGAGCGGCACAAGCGGCACAAGGAGAGGATGAAGCAGATGGAGAAGATGAGGCACCGGTCCGGAGACCCGAAGCTCAAGGACAGGGCGAAGCCCGCCGAGGACGTGCGCAAGAAGGGCCTGGACGTGCCCGCACGGAGGCCGCTGGTGCCGGACCCCGCCCCGAAGGACAAGAGGCCCAAGGAGCCCGCTCTGGCCCCGCCGGCCGCCGACGGCAAGCCCCCCCTGGGGCCGGCCGGGGACGCCAGGGACTGGCTGGCCGGGCCGCACGCGAAAGAGGCGCTGCCCGCCTCCCCGAGGCCGGACCAGGGCCGGCCCACCGGGGTCCCCACGCCCGCGTCTGTGGTGTCGTGCCCCAGCTACGAGGAGGCCATGCACACGCCCAGGACCCCGTCCTGCAGCGCGGACGACTACTCCGACCTCATTTTCGACTGCGCTGACCCCCAGCCCGTCTCCAGCACGTCCGCCAGAGCCTGCTCCCCCTCTTTTTTCGACAGGTTCTCCGTGGCAGCGAGCGGGATTTCGGAAACCGCGAGCCAGACGCCTACGAGGCCGCTGTGCACGAGCCTGTACCGTTCGGTGTCTGTCGATATCCGGAGGACCCCCGAGGAAGAATTCAGCGCTGGGGACAAGCTGTTCAGACAGCAGAGCGTCCCCACCGCGTCCAGTTACGGCTCGCCAGGGCAGCGCCTGGAGGACAAGGCCCCTGTGCCCCCAGGTCCTGCCGAGAAGTTCGCCTGCTTGTCCCCGGGGTACTACTCCCCGGACTATggcatcccctcccccaaagcGGACGCTCTGCACTGCCCGCCTGCGGCTGTGGTCAATGTCACCCCCTCCCCAGAGGGTGCTTTCTCTGGTTTACAAGCGAAGTCCCCCCCTTCGCACAGAGATGAGCTTTTGGCCCCGTCCATGGAGGGGGCCCTTCCGCCTGACTTGGGCATCCCCCTGGATGCCACGGAGGACCAGCAGGCCACTGCCGCCATCATCCCCCCGGAGCCCAGCTACCTGGAGCCGCTGGACGAGGGCCCCTTCAGCACGGTCATCACAGAGGACCCCGTCGAGTGGGCGCACCCAGCTGCCTCGGAGCAGGCCCTGTCCTGCAGCCTGATTGGGGGCGCCCCCGAGAACCCCGTCAGCTGGCCTGTGGGGCCGGACCTCCTGCTTAAGTCCCCACAGCGCCTCCCAGAGTCCCCGCAGCATTTCTGCCCCACTGAGGCCCTCCACCCTGCTGCCCCAGGGCCCTTCGGCGCCCCAGAGCCCCcttacccaggctcccctgactCATACCCTCTGTCGGCCACCGAGCCTGGACTCGAGGGCGCCAAAGGCGACGTGGTGGACACAGTCCCGGCCGCTGTGCCCGCCCCAGAAGAACCAgccccctttgcccctccttcCAGGCTGGAGCCCTTTTTCACCAACTGCAAACCGCTCCCTGACGCGCCCCCCGACACGGCCCCGGAGCCTGCGTGTTTGGCCACCGTGACTCAGGTGGAGGCTCTGGCGCCCATGGAGAATAACTTCCTGGAAAATGGGCACGACCTCTCGGCCCTCGGCCAGGTGGAAGCGGTGCCCTGGCCTGATGGCTTCCCCAACTCCGAGGACGACTTAGACCTGGGGCCCTTCTCTCTGCCGGAGCTTCCTCTTCAAGCTAAAGACGTTTCTGATGTCGAAACGGAACCAGTAGAAGAGACTCCCCTTGGCCCTCCGGAAAACACCCCCGCGGGGCCCCCCGTAGTCCCGAATGGCGGGGATGTCGCTGCAGCGGCTGCCGAGGAGCAGCCCGCACTGCCTCCCGACCAGGCGGCTCCCCGGCTCCCCGCCGAGCCCGAGCCGGAGCCCCCCGAGGAGCCCAAGCCGGATGTGATGTTGGAGACCACGGTAGAGGCAGGGGTCACGTCAGAGGGGAGGGTCCCCCCCGAGGACTCGGACTCCGGCCTGGGGCCCGCCCCGCCAGCCCCGGAGCGGCATCCGGCAGGGAGCGGAGACGAGGAGGCCGAGGGCCGGGACCCCCCGGCCGCGTCCCACCACGGCACCCCCGACGCCGCCGCCgttgctgccgccgccgccgcagatGGCTCGGCACAGGCACACGTGGAGGATGGGGCCGGCCCGCTCGACGGGGCCGGCCCCGAGGGACCTGTGGGCGGCATCCAGCCCGAAGCTTCGGAACCAGAACCCAAACCCGCGGTCGAAGCCCCGAAGGCGCCCAAGGTGGAGGAGATCCCCCAGCGCATGACGAGGAACCGGGCTCAGATGCTGGCCAACCAGAGCAAGCAGAGCTCGCCGCCGGCCGACAAGGAgcccgcgcccgccccgcccccccgcgcCAAGGGCCGCTGCTGCGAGGAGGACGACCCCCAGGCCCAGCACCCTCGCAAGCGCCGCTTCCAGCGCTCCAgccagcagctgcagcagcagaTGAACACGTCCACGCAGCAGACGCGGGAGGTGATCCAGCAGACGCTGGCCGCCATCGTGGACGCCATCAAGCTGGATGACATCGAGCCATACCACAGCGACAGGTCCAACCCCTACTTCGAGTACTTGCAGATCAGGAAGAAGATCGAGGAGAAGCGCAAGATTCTCTGCTACATCACGCCGCAGGCGCCCCAGTGCTACGCCGAGTACGTCACCTACACGGGCTCCTACCTCCTGGACGGCAAGCCGCTCAGCAAGCTGCACATCCCCGTG AtcgcgccccctccctccctggcggAGCCCCTGAAGGAGCTGTTCAAGCAGCAGGAGGCCGTGAGGGGGAAGCTGCGGCTGCAGCACAGCATCGAGCGG GAAAAGCTCATAGTCTCCTGCGAGCAGGAGATCCTGCGGGTTCACTGCCGGGCAGCAAGAACCATCGCGAACCAGGCGGTGCCGTTCAGCGCCTGCACCATGCTGCTGGACTCCGAGGTCTACAACATGCCTCTGGAGAGTCAG GGCGACGAGAACAAGTCCGTGCGCGACCGGTTCAATGCGCGCCAGTTCATCTCGTGGCTCCAGGACGTGGACGACAAGTACGACCGCATGAAG GTGTGCGGGGAGCAGCTCCTGTCACCAGCTGGCGGTCAGACCTCTGTGGGACCCCACCTTGAGCCCTCCTCAAAGGTCACAGCACACACCCATCACCACTGCTCTGGACGTGCTGACCAGTGCAGCAGCCAGAGAGCATGGGTGGGAGCTAGAGAAAGATTAGCAA ACGTGTCTCCTGATGCGGCAGCAGCACGAGGCCGCGGCCCTGAACGCCGTGCAGCGGATGGAGTGGCAGCTGAAGGCCCAGGAGCTGGACCCCGCCGGGCACAAGGCGCTGTGTGTGCACGAGGTGCCCTCCTTCTACGTGCCCATGGTCGACGTCAACGACGACTTCGTGCTTCTGCCGGCCTGACGCCCCGCGGGACGGCCACACGGGACACAGGCGAGGGCCGCACGCGTCTGCCCAGTCCAGGCAGTGCAGGGAGACCTTGTCCCTCGGGCGGGGACGTCCAGGGAGAGACCCCGCACTTGGCCCCTCCCCCCGGGAGCTGCCGCGGGAGCACGAGGAGACGGCGGCCTCGGGGTCTGCTTTCCAGGCGGCTGCACGGGCATTTCAGGAGCTGCAGAACGGATGTATTTTTTACAGTTTCCTGTTCCATTCTGAtcaactaa